A window of the Pseudomonas gozinkensis genome harbors these coding sequences:
- a CDS encoding putative bifunctional diguanylate cyclase/phosphodiesterase, with the protein MEWLGLQFVAEQPESGQVILNCTHNPLLVLVAYLVACAASFATLDMAERVAHAEEPGSQRLWRWIGATCLAGGIWAMHFISMLALQAPIDIQYDLPVTLFSLLIALLASWLAMHTLSTPQPSQLQYLKTAIVIGLGIAGMHYVGMAAMESAATPYYDPTLFVSSIVIAIGASFAALWVAGYLREGSGLHIQMLKYVAALILGAGILSMHFTGMAALQLVLPEGQLPTLAAQTSQLQLGLTVALITLLILGSAISAALADKKLQNKEHDLRRVNTLLSQLDQARMSLQHVANYDALTNLINRRGFNQIFAEKLSQKSSEGGMLAVMFLDIDHFKRINDSLGHDAGDELLKVIAQHIKGSVRSHEDVVARFGGDEFCILIGLRDREEARNLAQRIMLKMKEPIELAGRRMVMTTSIGISLFPEDGSTCDELLKHADLALYQSKGAGRNGVHFFDSNLKNRASLELQLEEELRHALREENGLRLYYQPIFELKTGKVTKLEALIRWQHPVHGLLPPDRFIAIAENNGLIAELDNWVLRKACEDLGELSRHGCEDLKIAWNCSPLNLAREELANEIEHALRSAGVAPERLELEVTENALMGNIANTLVLLRQIRALGVSLSIDDFGTGYSSLAYLKRLPLNTLKVDRSFILDIPKATADMEIVQAIIVMAHTLHLQVVTEGVESLEQYEFLERSGCDFIQGYLLSRPVPLAELRPVLEEINQRKHAHALNPLSLARGTFAPVSLDPSAKSPAPHAGASVVRPIR; encoded by the coding sequence ATGGAGTGGCTTGGTTTGCAGTTCGTTGCCGAGCAGCCGGAGAGCGGGCAGGTCATCCTCAATTGCACACACAATCCCCTGTTGGTGCTGGTGGCCTATCTGGTCGCCTGCGCCGCGAGTTTCGCCACCCTCGACATGGCCGAACGGGTCGCCCACGCTGAAGAACCCGGTTCGCAACGACTCTGGCGCTGGATCGGCGCGACTTGCCTGGCCGGCGGCATCTGGGCCATGCACTTCATCAGCATGCTGGCGCTCCAGGCGCCGATCGACATTCAGTACGATCTGCCCGTCACCCTGTTTTCCCTGCTGATCGCGCTACTGGCGTCCTGGCTGGCCATGCACACCCTGAGCACGCCTCAACCGAGCCAGCTGCAATACCTCAAGACTGCCATCGTCATTGGCCTGGGCATCGCCGGCATGCATTACGTCGGCATGGCCGCCATGGAATCCGCCGCCACGCCTTATTACGATCCCACTCTGTTCGTGTCATCGATCGTGATCGCCATCGGTGCCAGCTTCGCCGCACTGTGGGTGGCCGGTTACTTGCGTGAAGGCAGCGGCCTGCACATCCAGATGCTCAAATACGTGGCCGCGCTGATTCTCGGCGCCGGCATCCTCAGCATGCATTTCACCGGCATGGCGGCACTGCAACTGGTGCTGCCCGAGGGGCAATTGCCGACCCTGGCCGCGCAAACCAGTCAATTGCAGCTGGGCCTGACCGTCGCGCTGATCACATTGCTGATTCTCGGCAGCGCAATCAGCGCCGCATTGGCCGACAAGAAGCTGCAGAACAAGGAGCACGATCTGCGCCGGGTCAACACCCTGCTCAGCCAGCTCGATCAGGCCCGCATGTCACTGCAACACGTGGCCAACTACGACGCCCTGACCAACCTGATCAACCGGCGCGGCTTCAATCAGATCTTCGCCGAAAAACTCAGCCAGAAATCCAGCGAAGGCGGCATGCTGGCGGTGATGTTTCTCGACATCGACCATTTCAAACGCATCAACGACAGCCTCGGCCATGACGCCGGCGACGAACTGCTCAAGGTCATTGCCCAGCACATCAAGGGCTCGGTGCGCAGTCATGAAGATGTGGTGGCGCGGTTCGGCGGCGACGAGTTCTGCATCCTGATCGGCCTGCGCGACCGCGAAGAAGCGCGCAACCTGGCCCAGCGCATCATGCTCAAGATGAAAGAGCCGATCGAACTCGCCGGGCGGCGCATGGTGATGACTACCAGTATCGGCATCAGCCTGTTTCCCGAAGACGGCTCCACCTGCGATGAACTGCTCAAGCACGCGGATCTGGCGCTATACCAATCCAAGGGCGCCGGGCGCAACGGCGTGCATTTCTTCGATTCCAACCTGAAAAACCGCGCCAGCCTCGAACTGCAACTGGAGGAAGAACTGCGCCATGCCCTGCGTGAAGAGAACGGCCTGCGGCTGTATTACCAGCCGATCTTCGAACTCAAGACCGGCAAGGTCACCAAGCTCGAAGCGCTGATCCGCTGGCAGCACCCGGTACACGGTCTGCTCCCCCCGGATCGTTTCATTGCCATTGCCGAAAACAACGGCCTGATCGCTGAACTGGACAATTGGGTACTGCGCAAGGCCTGTGAAGACCTTGGCGAACTGTCGCGCCATGGTTGCGAAGACTTGAAGATTGCCTGGAACTGCTCACCGCTGAATCTGGCCCGGGAGGAACTGGCCAATGAAATCGAGCACGCCCTGCGCAGCGCCGGGGTCGCTCCGGAACGGCTGGAACTGGAAGTCACCGAAAACGCCTTGATGGGCAACATCGCCAACACACTGGTGCTGTTGCGGCAGATCCGCGCCCTCGGCGTGTCACTGTCGATCGACGACTTCGGCACCGGTTATTCGTCGCTGGCCTATCTCAAGCGCCTGCCGCTCAACACCCTTAAAGTCGATCGCTCGTTCATCCTCGACATTCCCAAAGCCACCGCCGACATGGAGATCGTCCAGGCGATCATCGTCATGGCGCACACCCTGCACTTGCAGGTGGTTACCGAGGGCGTTGAAAGCCTGGAACAGTACGAATTTCTCGAGCGCTCGGGCTGCGACTTCATTCAGGGTTACCTGCTCAGCCGCCCGGTGCCGCTGGCCGAACTGCGTCCGGTGCTGGAGGAGATCAACCAGCGCAAACACGCGCACGCGCTCAATCCGCTGAGTCTGGCGCGCGGTACATTTGCACCAGTGTCGCTGGATCCTTCTGCAAAAAGCCCTGCGCCCCATGCAGGCGCATCAGTTGTGCGGCCAATCCGCTGA
- a CDS encoding branched-chain amino acid ABC transporter substrate-binding protein, with product MTKATKQISKLFAAMVLAGVASHSFAADTIKIGIAGPKTGPVAQYGDMQFSGAKMAIEQINAKGGVDGKKLEAVEYDDACDPKQAVAVANKVVNDGVKFVVGHLCSSSTQPASDIYEDEGVIMITPAATSPDITNRGYKMIFRTIGLDSAQGPAAGNYIADHVKPKIVGVLHDKQQYGEGIATAVKSTLEKKGTKVAVFEGVNAGDKDFSAIIAKLKQANVDFVYYGGYHPELGLILRQAQEKGLKAKFMGPEGVGNDSITQIAKSAAEGLLVTLPKSFDQDPANVALADAFKAKKEDPSGPFVFPSYSAVEVIAEGIKAAKSEDAAKVAEAIHAGTFKTPTGDLSFDAKGDLKDFKFVVYEWHEGKPKTEVSPQ from the coding sequence ATGACTAAGGCTACTAAGCAGATTTCCAAACTGTTTGCCGCTATGGTTCTGGCCGGGGTTGCCAGCCATTCGTTCGCAGCTGACACCATCAAGATCGGTATCGCCGGCCCTAAAACCGGTCCAGTAGCCCAGTACGGCGACATGCAGTTCAGTGGCGCGAAAATGGCCATCGAACAGATCAACGCCAAAGGCGGCGTCGACGGCAAGAAGCTTGAAGCCGTTGAATACGATGACGCGTGCGATCCTAAACAAGCGGTAGCGGTGGCGAACAAGGTCGTCAACGACGGCGTCAAGTTCGTGGTCGGTCACCTGTGCTCCAGCTCCACCCAGCCTGCTTCGGACATCTACGAAGACGAAGGCGTGATCATGATCACCCCGGCTGCCACCAGCCCGGACATCACCAACCGTGGTTACAAAATGATCTTCCGTACTATCGGTCTGGACAGCGCCCAGGGCCCTGCCGCCGGTAACTACATCGCCGATCACGTGAAGCCGAAAATCGTCGGCGTACTGCACGACAAGCAGCAGTACGGTGAAGGCATCGCCACCGCCGTCAAATCCACCCTCGAGAAGAAAGGCACCAAGGTTGCCGTGTTCGAAGGCGTCAACGCCGGCGACAAGGACTTCTCCGCGATCATCGCCAAGCTCAAGCAAGCCAACGTCGACTTCGTCTACTACGGCGGCTACCACCCGGAGCTGGGTCTGATCCTGCGTCAAGCCCAGGAAAAAGGCCTGAAGGCCAAGTTCATGGGTCCGGAAGGCGTGGGTAACGACTCGATCACCCAGATCGCCAAGAGCGCTGCAGAAGGCCTGCTGGTGACCCTGCCGAAATCCTTCGACCAGGATCCGGCCAACGTTGCCCTGGCCGATGCATTCAAGGCCAAGAAAGAAGACCCGAGCGGTCCTTTCGTGTTCCCGTCCTACTCGGCAGTTGAAGTAATTGCCGAAGGTATCAAGGCTGCCAAGTCCGAAGATGCTGCCAAAGTGGCTGAAGCCATCCACGCCGGCACCTTCAAGACCCCGACCGGCGACCTGAGCTTCGACGCCAAGGGCGACCTGAAGGACTTCAAATTCGTGGTTTACGAGTGGCACGAAGGCAAACCTAAAACCGAAGTGTCGCCTCAGTAA
- a CDS encoding DUF2288 domain-containing protein: protein MNQEPSTLYAKLLGETASITWKELERFYAQGALLWVDAGLDLIAVAEAVASDQGEKVAAWLAEDKVAKLSETRALDIFERDPEMWAVVVRPWILVQERAAV, encoded by the coding sequence ATGAATCAAGAACCTAGCACCCTCTATGCCAAGCTGCTTGGTGAAACCGCATCTATTACCTGGAAAGAGCTGGAGCGCTTCTACGCTCAAGGTGCCCTATTGTGGGTCGACGCTGGCCTGGATTTGATCGCGGTCGCCGAGGCCGTGGCGTCGGATCAGGGCGAGAAAGTCGCTGCCTGGCTGGCCGAAGACAAGGTCGCCAAGCTGTCTGAAACGCGGGCGCTGGATATTTTCGAACGCGATCCCGAGATGTGGGCGGTGGTGGTCCGGCCGTGGATTCTGGTCCAGGAAAGGGCGGCGGTCTGA
- a CDS encoding NAD(P)-dependent oxidoreductase: protein MMSTRPSLGFAGIGLMGLPMCRRLLAAGYPLAVWNRNPAKCAPLVEAGARQVATPAELCEHADVVMLCLADTAVVREVVFGPTGVAEGAKPGQLLVDFSSLEPTATREMAAELAGKTGMGWLDSPVSGGVVGAEAGSLAIMVGGNAADLDRIRPVLLALGQRVTHMGGVGAGQVTKACNQMIVACNALVIAEVVALAEQAGVDASLIAEALAGGFADSRPLQILAPQMAESRFEPVKWHVRTLLKDLDTAVKFSRETGSATPISGLAAQLMRLHGAQGFLQKDPATLVQMYRAPDSAD, encoded by the coding sequence ATGATGTCAACGCGACCTTCGTTGGGGTTTGCCGGAATCGGCCTGATGGGCCTGCCGATGTGCCGCCGCTTGCTGGCCGCCGGTTATCCGCTGGCCGTGTGGAACCGCAACCCGGCCAAGTGCGCGCCGCTGGTCGAGGCCGGCGCCCGGCAAGTGGCCACTCCCGCTGAACTCTGTGAACACGCTGACGTGGTGATGCTGTGCCTGGCGGACACCGCGGTGGTGCGCGAAGTGGTGTTCGGCCCGACGGGCGTGGCCGAAGGGGCGAAACCTGGTCAGTTGCTGGTGGATTTTTCCAGCCTCGAACCGACCGCAACCCGTGAGATGGCAGCCGAGCTGGCCGGCAAGACGGGCATGGGCTGGCTCGATTCGCCGGTGTCCGGCGGGGTGGTCGGGGCCGAGGCGGGCAGTCTGGCAATCATGGTCGGCGGTAATGCAGCGGACCTGGATCGCATACGACCGGTCCTGCTCGCCCTCGGTCAGCGCGTCACACACATGGGCGGCGTCGGCGCCGGTCAGGTGACCAAGGCCTGCAATCAGATGATCGTTGCCTGCAACGCCTTGGTGATCGCCGAAGTGGTGGCGCTGGCCGAGCAGGCCGGGGTCGATGCCAGTTTGATCGCCGAAGCGCTGGCCGGTGGTTTTGCCGATTCCAGACCGTTGCAGATCCTCGCCCCGCAAATGGCCGAAAGCCGTTTCGAGCCGGTGAAGTGGCACGTGCGCACACTGCTCAAGGATCTGGATACTGCGGTGAAGTTTTCCCGGGAAACCGGCTCGGCCACGCCGATCAGCGGATTGGCCGCACAACTGATGCGCCTGCATGGGGCGCAGGGCTTTTTGCAGAAGGATCCAGCGACACTGGTGCAAATGTACCGCGCGCCAGACTCAGCGGATTGA
- a CDS encoding high-affinity branched-chain amino acid ABC transporter permease LivM yields the protein MTRNLKQALFSALLVWAVAYPVLGLKLTIVGINLEVHNTSPAILATIAICSVLMFLRVLFNQQISKAWRSSPGMPLIPAKASNFLTLPTTQRYFIIALIIGALVWPFFGSRGAVDIATLILIYVMLGLGLNIVVGLAGLLDLGYVGFYAVGAYSYALLSHYYGLSFWICLPIAGLMAATFGFLLGFPVLRLRGDYLAIVTLGFGEIIRLFLRNLTDITGGPNGISNIEKPTFFGLTFERKAAEGLQTFHEYFGLQYNSINKVIFLYLVALLLALAALFIINRLLRMPIGRAWEALREDEIACRALGLNPTVIKLSAFTLGASFAGFAGSFFAARQGLVTPESFTFIESAIILAIVVLGGMGSQLGVILAAVVMILLPEMMREFSEYRMLMFGALMVLMMIWRPQGLLPMQRPHMELRK from the coding sequence ATGACTAGGAATCTTAAACAGGCGCTGTTCAGCGCCTTGCTGGTCTGGGCCGTGGCCTATCCGGTACTGGGTCTGAAACTGACCATCGTCGGCATCAACCTGGAAGTGCACAACACCAGTCCGGCCATTCTGGCGACCATTGCCATCTGCTCGGTGCTGATGTTCCTGCGGGTGCTGTTCAACCAGCAGATCAGCAAGGCGTGGCGGTCTTCGCCGGGCATGCCGCTGATCCCGGCCAAGGCCAGCAACTTCCTGACCCTGCCGACCACCCAGCGCTACTTCATCATTGCGCTGATCATCGGTGCGCTGGTGTGGCCGTTCTTCGGCTCCCGTGGCGCGGTGGACATCGCGACGCTGATCCTGATCTACGTAATGCTCGGCCTCGGTCTGAACATCGTGGTCGGTCTGGCCGGTCTGCTCGACCTGGGTTACGTCGGCTTCTACGCCGTCGGCGCCTACAGCTACGCGCTGCTGTCGCACTACTACGGCCTGAGCTTCTGGATCTGCCTGCCGATTGCCGGGCTGATGGCGGCGACGTTCGGCTTCCTGCTCGGCTTCCCGGTGTTGCGTCTGCGCGGCGACTATCTGGCGATCGTGACCCTCGGTTTCGGGGAAATCATCCGCCTGTTCCTGCGCAACCTGACCGACATCACCGGCGGCCCGAACGGCATCAGCAACATCGAGAAACCGACGTTCTTCGGCCTCACCTTCGAACGCAAGGCTGCGGAAGGCCTGCAAACCTTCCACGAGTATTTCGGCCTGCAATACAACTCGATCAACAAGGTGATTTTCCTCTACCTGGTTGCCCTGCTGCTGGCGCTGGCGGCGCTGTTCATCATCAACCGCCTGCTGCGCATGCCGATCGGCCGTGCGTGGGAAGCGCTGCGTGAAGATGAGATCGCCTGCCGCGCGCTGGGTCTCAACCCGACCGTGATCAAGCTGTCGGCGTTCACCCTGGGCGCGAGCTTCGCCGGTTTCGCCGGCAGCTTCTTCGCCGCCCGTCAGGGTCTGGTGACGCCGGAATCGTTCACCTTCATCGAGTCGGCGATCATCCTCGCCATCGTGGTGCTGGGTGGCATGGGCTCGCAGCTGGGCGTGATTCTCGCGGCCGTGGTGATGATCCTGCTGCCGGAAATGATGCGTGAGTTCAGTGAGTACCGCATGTTGATGTTCGGCGCCCTGATGGTGCTGATGATGATCTGGCGACCTCAAGGTCTGCTGCCCATGCAACGTCCTCACATGGAGCTGCGCAAATGA
- the livG gene encoding high-affinity branched-chain amino acid ABC transporter ATP-binding protein LivG, producing MSREILKVENLSMRFGGLLAVNGVALTVKEKQVVALIGPNGAGKTTVFNCLTGFYQPSGGSILLDGEPIHGLPGHKIALKGVVRTFQNVRLFKDMTAVENLLIAQHRHLNTNFLSGLFKTPAFRKSEREAMEFAEYWLEKVNLKEFANRPAGTLAYGQQRRLEIARCMMTRPRILMLDEPAAGLNPKETEDLKALISVLREEHNVTVLLIEHDMKLVMSISDHIVVINQGTPLADGTPEQIRDNPEVIKAYLGEA from the coding sequence ATGAGCCGCGAGATCCTGAAAGTCGAAAATCTGAGCATGCGCTTCGGCGGCCTGCTGGCGGTCAACGGCGTGGCCTTGACCGTGAAGGAAAAACAGGTGGTTGCACTGATCGGGCCGAACGGCGCGGGCAAGACCACCGTGTTCAACTGCCTGACCGGTTTCTACCAGCCATCGGGCGGCAGCATCCTGCTGGACGGCGAGCCGATCCACGGCCTGCCGGGCCACAAGATCGCCCTCAAAGGCGTGGTGCGCACCTTCCAGAACGTGCGGTTGTTCAAGGACATGACGGCGGTCGAGAACCTGTTGATCGCCCAGCACCGTCACCTGAACACCAACTTCCTGTCCGGCCTGTTCAAGACCCCGGCGTTTCGCAAGAGCGAGCGCGAGGCCATGGAGTTCGCCGAATACTGGCTGGAAAAGGTCAACCTGAAAGAGTTCGCCAACCGCCCCGCCGGCACCCTGGCCTACGGTCAGCAGCGTCGCCTGGAAATCGCCCGCTGCATGATGACCCGTCCGCGGATCCTCATGCTCGACGAACCGGCCGCCGGCCTGAACCCGAAGGAAACCGAAGACCTCAAGGCGCTGATCAGCGTGCTGCGTGAAGAGCACAACGTGACCGTGCTGCTGATCGAACACGACATGAAACTGGTCATGAGCATTTCCGACCACATCGTCGTGATCAACCAGGGCACGCCCCTGGCCGACGGCACGCCGGAACAGATCCGCGACAATCCTGAAGTGATCAAAGCCTACCTGGGGGAAGCGTAA
- a CDS encoding YkgJ family cysteine cluster protein: protein MSEVSPCLNCGACCSHFRVSFFWGECASSGGTVPDELVTQITPSRVAMIGTDRKAPRCTALEGEVGKSVACTIYDKRSSPCREFEASWENGEQNTDCDKARARFGLPPLQPHWNEVA from the coding sequence ATGTCCGAAGTCAGTCCGTGTCTGAATTGCGGTGCCTGCTGTTCCCATTTTCGTGTTTCTTTTTTCTGGGGTGAATGCGCATCCTCCGGCGGGACCGTGCCCGATGAACTGGTCACCCAGATCACGCCCAGCCGGGTCGCGATGATCGGCACCGACCGCAAGGCGCCGCGCTGCACTGCGTTGGAGGGCGAAGTCGGAAAGTCGGTGGCCTGCACGATCTACGACAAGCGTTCCAGCCCCTGCCGCGAGTTCGAAGCGTCGTGGGAAAACGGCGAACAGAACACCGACTGCGACAAGGCCCGTGCCCGTTTCGGCCTGCCGCCGCTGCAGCCGCACTGGAACGAAGTCGCCTGA
- the livH gene encoding high-affinity branched-chain amino acid ABC transporter permease LivH, producing the protein MPDIYHFFQQLVNGLNVGSMYALIAIGYTMVYGIIGMINFAHGEVYMIGSYVAFIAIAGLTMMGLESVPLLMTVAFIASIVVTSSYGYSIERIAYRPLRGSNRLIPLISAIGMSIFLQNTVLLAQDSKDKAIPNLIPGNFAFGPGGAHEVLISYMQIVVFVVTLIAMLGLTLFISRSRLGRACRACAEDIKMANLLGINTNNIIALTFVIGAALAAVAAVLLSMQYGVINPNAGFLVGLKAFTAAVLGGIGSIPGAMLGGLVLGVAEAFGADIFGDQYKDVVAFGLLVLVLLFRPTGILGRPEVEKV; encoded by the coding sequence ATGCCTGACATCTATCACTTCTTCCAACAGCTGGTTAACGGCTTGAACGTTGGCAGCATGTATGCCCTGATCGCCATCGGCTACACGATGGTCTACGGCATCATTGGAATGATCAACTTCGCCCACGGCGAGGTGTACATGATCGGTTCCTACGTGGCGTTCATCGCCATCGCCGGGCTGACCATGATGGGACTCGAAAGCGTCCCGCTGTTGATGACCGTGGCGTTCATCGCCAGCATCGTCGTCACCAGCTCCTACGGTTACAGCATCGAACGCATTGCCTACCGCCCGTTGCGCGGCAGCAACCGTCTGATCCCGCTGATTTCCGCGATCGGTATGTCGATCTTCCTGCAGAACACGGTTCTGCTGGCGCAAGACTCCAAGGACAAAGCAATCCCCAACCTGATTCCGGGCAACTTCGCCTTCGGCCCAGGTGGCGCACATGAAGTGCTGATTTCCTACATGCAAATCGTGGTGTTCGTGGTGACCCTGATCGCCATGCTCGGCCTCACGCTGTTCATCTCCCGCTCTCGCCTGGGCCGCGCCTGCCGCGCCTGCGCCGAAGACATCAAGATGGCCAACCTGCTGGGCATCAACACCAACAACATCATCGCCCTGACCTTCGTCATCGGTGCTGCGCTGGCGGCCGTCGCGGCCGTGCTGCTGAGCATGCAATACGGCGTGATCAACCCGAACGCCGGTTTCCTCGTCGGCCTCAAGGCCTTCACCGCGGCTGTACTGGGCGGGATCGGCAGCATCCCCGGCGCCATGCTCGGTGGGCTGGTGCTCGGGGTGGCGGAAGCCTTTGGCGCCGATATCTTCGGCGACCAGTACAAGGACGTCGTGGCTTTCGGCTTGTTGGTTCTGGTGCTGTTGTTCCGTCCGACCGGCATTCTGGGCCGTCCGGAGGTTGAGAAAGTATGA
- a CDS encoding spinster family MFS transporter has translation MQNSTQAANAWRILFLLFLANLFNFFDRTIPAIIIEPIRMEWHLSDFQLGIVGTAFTIVYAIAGLPLGRMADTGSRSKLMGWGLATWSALTAVNGLVGSFWSFLLVRMGIGIGEASYAPAANSLIGDLFPAHRRARAMGIFMLGLPLGLLLAFFTIGWMVKAFDSWRAPFFIAAVPGLLLAVFMFFIKEPKRGAAETVQVSQEKVDKPIRRILAVPTFLWLVLAGLCFNFATYACNSFLVPMLQRYFLMPLQEAAVATGVIVGVTGLIGLTLGGWIADKIHQRVANGRLLFAAFSLIISTLCTAWALHAGRIEIGVFVAVFSVGWLFAYNFYTCVYTAIQDVVEPRLRATAMALFFAGLYLLGGGLGPVVVGGLSDHFAKSAMVSAGAEQMTEAFKAVGLHDAMYLIPVALFLTMVFLFLASRCFVRDAKRMKEGLVAVVEPQSQAVTA, from the coding sequence ATGCAGAACTCGACCCAAGCGGCGAATGCCTGGCGCATTCTGTTCCTGCTGTTCCTCGCCAACCTGTTCAATTTTTTCGATCGCACCATCCCCGCGATCATCATCGAGCCGATCCGCATGGAATGGCACCTCAGCGACTTTCAGCTGGGGATCGTCGGCACCGCGTTCACCATCGTCTATGCCATTGCCGGTCTGCCGCTGGGGCGAATGGCCGACACCGGTTCGCGCAGCAAACTGATGGGCTGGGGGCTGGCGACCTGGAGCGCGCTGACGGCGGTCAACGGTCTGGTCGGCAGTTTCTGGAGTTTCCTTCTGGTGCGCATGGGCATCGGCATCGGGGAGGCCAGTTACGCACCCGCCGCCAACTCGCTGATCGGCGACTTGTTCCCCGCCCACCGCCGGGCCCGGGCCATGGGCATTTTCATGCTCGGCCTGCCTTTGGGGCTGTTGCTGGCCTTCTTCACCATCGGCTGGATGGTCAAGGCGTTCGACAGCTGGCGCGCGCCGTTCTTCATCGCCGCCGTACCGGGGCTGCTGCTGGCGGTGTTCATGTTCTTCATCAAGGAACCCAAACGTGGCGCGGCGGAAACCGTGCAGGTGTCGCAGGAGAAAGTCGACAAGCCGATCCGCCGGATTCTCGCCGTGCCGACCTTCCTGTGGCTGGTACTGGCCGGGCTGTGCTTCAACTTCGCGACCTACGCCTGCAACTCGTTCCTGGTGCCGATGCTCCAGCGTTATTTCCTGATGCCGTTGCAGGAAGCGGCGGTGGCGACCGGGGTGATCGTCGGTGTGACCGGGTTGATCGGCCTGACCCTCGGCGGCTGGATCGCCGACAAGATCCACCAGCGGGTGGCCAACGGGCGCCTGCTGTTTGCCGCGTTCAGCCTGATCATCTCGACCCTGTGCACGGCGTGGGCGCTGCATGCCGGGCGTATCGAGATCGGGGTGTTTGTCGCGGTGTTCAGCGTGGGCTGGCTGTTCGCCTATAACTTCTACACCTGCGTGTACACGGCGATTCAGGACGTGGTCGAACCACGTCTGCGGGCCACGGCCATGGCCCTGTTCTTTGCCGGGTTGTATTTGCTCGGCGGCGGTCTGGGCCCGGTGGTGGTCGGTGGCTTGTCGGATCACTTCGCCAAGTCGGCGATGGTTTCGGCGGGTGCCGAGCAGATGACCGAAGCGTTCAAGGCAGTCGGGCTGCATGATGCGATGTACCTGATTCCGGTGGCGCTGTTCCTGACCATGGTGTTCCTGTTCCTCGCCTCGCGCTGCTTTGTGCGGGATGCGAAGCGGATGAAGGAAGGGCTGGTGGCGGTGGTTGAGCCGCAGAGTCAGGCCGTTACCGCTTGA
- a CDS encoding ABC transporter ATP-binding protein translates to MLQFENVSTFYGKIQALHSVNVEVRQGEIVTLIGANGAGKSTLLMTLCGSPQAHSGSIRYMGEELVGQDSSQIMRKSIAVVPEGRRVFARLTVEENLSMGGFFTDKGDYQEQMDKVLGLFPRLKERFNQRGGTMSGGEQQMLAIGRALMSKPKLLLLDEPSLGLAPIIIQQIFDIIEQLRKDGVTVFLVEQNANQALKIADRAYVLENGRVVMQGTGEALLTDPKVREAYLGG, encoded by the coding sequence ATGCTGCAGTTCGAAAACGTTTCCACCTTCTACGGCAAGATCCAGGCCCTGCACAGCGTCAACGTCGAAGTCCGCCAGGGCGAGATCGTGACCCTGATCGGCGCCAACGGTGCCGGCAAGTCCACCCTGCTGATGACGCTGTGCGGTTCGCCGCAGGCCCACAGCGGCAGCATCCGCTACATGGGTGAGGAACTCGTCGGCCAGGACTCGTCGCAGATCATGCGCAAGAGCATTGCCGTGGTGCCGGAAGGTCGTCGGGTGTTCGCCCGTCTGACCGTCGAAGAAAACCTGTCCATGGGCGGATTCTTCACCGACAAGGGCGACTATCAGGAACAGATGGACAAAGTTCTCGGTCTTTTCCCACGCCTGAAAGAACGCTTCAACCAGCGCGGCGGCACCATGTCCGGCGGCGAACAGCAAATGCTCGCCATCGGCCGTGCGCTGATGAGCAAGCCCAAACTGCTGCTGCTCGACGAGCCGTCGCTGGGCCTGGCACCGATCATCATCCAGCAGATCTTCGACATCATCGAACAGCTGCGCAAGGACGGTGTGACGGTGTTCCTGGTCGAACAGAACGCCAACCAGGCGCTGAAAATCGCCGACCGTGCGTACGTTCTGGAGAACGGCCGGGTGGTGATGCAAGGCACCGGTGAAGCGCTGCTGACCGACCCGAAAGTGCGTGAGGCGTATCTCGGCGGTTGA